In one window of Helianthus annuus cultivar XRQ/B chromosome 17, HanXRQr2.0-SUNRISE, whole genome shotgun sequence DNA:
- the LOC110923584 gene encoding uncharacterized protein LOC110923584: MVCFCFLVDQTREVRRSKPAAGVCSRCGGGASVEDMKTSTRFCLVLLYWKSWRAVMCTYCGAILKSYH, encoded by the coding sequence ATGGTGTGCTTTTGTTTTCTGGTGGACCAAACTCGGGAAGTAAGGCGGAGCAAGCCTGCAGCAGGGGTTTGTTCTAGGTGCGGCGGGGGAGCAAGCGTGGAGGATATGAAGACCTCCACCAGGTTCTGCCTTGTGCTATTGTACTGGAAATCATGGAGAGCTGTTATGTGCACTTATTGTGGCGCCATTCTTAAATCTTATCACTGA